One segment of Nitrospirota bacterium DNA contains the following:
- a CDS encoding gamma-glutamyl-gamma-aminobutyrate hydrolase family protein — protein sequence MCRSDAEGNRTVSSPPLIAVTTGSRDNFPNEPHRYFEAVRKAGGIAEFVYSGTAKKSLMDHFDGFLIPGGKDIDPLRYNEKQKYEISREEQKRIVFELFLLREATKRRRPVLGICYGMQVINIFFKGSLYQDIQSQKEDSLDHRKGRHSLAVHLNPFLPNGSFEVNSSHHQAVKEIGKGLIPFAYADDAIVEGIYLEDYPFLLGIQWHPERMEHALSEAIFRAFVKESYELK from the coding sequence ATGTGCAGGTCGGATGCTGAAGGCAACAGGACGGTGAGTTCACCGCCGCTTATCGCTGTCACCACAGGCAGCAGGGATAATTTTCCAAACGAGCCGCACCGGTATTTCGAAGCGGTTCGGAAGGCAGGAGGCATAGCCGAGTTTGTCTATTCCGGAACCGCAAAGAAAAGCCTGATGGACCATTTTGACGGTTTTCTCATTCCCGGCGGCAAAGATATTGATCCTCTGCGGTATAATGAGAAGCAGAAGTATGAAATCAGCCGCGAAGAACAGAAAAGGATCGTTTTTGAACTCTTTCTGTTACGGGAAGCAACAAAGAGACGAAGACCTGTTCTCGGTATTTGCTACGGCATGCAGGTTATCAATATTTTCTTTAAGGGCTCTCTGTATCAGGATATCCAGTCACAGAAGGAAGATTCGCTCGACCACCGCAAGGGCAGGCATTCACTTGCCGTGCATCTAAATCCTTTTCTGCCAAACGGATCGTTTGAGGTGAACAGCAGTCACCACCAGGCCGTCAAAGAGATAGGGAAGGGGCTTATCCCGTTTGCCTATGCGGATGATGCCATTGTTGAAGGGATCTATCTCGAGGACTATCCATTTCTTCTTGGCATTCAGTGGCACCCCGAGAGAATGGAGCATGCATTATCAGAAGCAATTTTTCGTGCTTTTGTGAAGGAGTCTTATGAGCTCAAATAG
- a CDS encoding AI-2E family transporter, translating to MSSNRFTTPMLLFIIAVLGYLAYQIISPFLTAAAWAMVFAIVFYPVYAFICRYVRFKSVASLITIVFILIIIIGPISYLTSLLINETQAFLASIDQDRLESIQKFYKGLRSSPIYQKMSSYMGELPSEKVILEGIRKAGGTLLQNLSIQITNVLAIAANFLFMIFTIFFFFKDGPGFLSKARDFMPFSEKHKDRLATQVKDMIVSTVYGGATVALIQGILGGLAYYIIGMESPVMWGVAMAVMSFVPLLGTFSVWGPGAIFLLLSGSYAKGIGLFLFGIFVISMVDNILRPLIIGSRTKMPTVLILFSVLGGIKLFGMIGFVMGPLIMAAFISVFEIFRHIEDDKEEDVGTGQQS from the coding sequence ATGAGCTCAAATAGATTCACAACCCCCATGCTTCTTTTTATCATTGCCGTACTCGGCTACCTTGCATACCAGATCATAAGCCCGTTTCTTACGGCAGCAGCCTGGGCAATGGTCTTTGCTATTGTATTTTATCCTGTGTACGCCTTTATCTGCAGATATGTGAGATTCAAGTCAGTTGCCTCGTTGATCACGATAGTCTTTATTCTGATCATTATTATCGGTCCGATCTCGTATCTCACCTCGCTCCTGATCAATGAAACACAGGCATTTCTGGCCAGTATCGATCAGGACCGGCTTGAGTCGATACAGAAGTTCTATAAAGGACTGCGTTCCTCACCTATCTACCAGAAGATGAGTTCGTATATGGGAGAGCTCCCCTCGGAAAAAGTCATTCTGGAGGGCATCAGAAAGGCCGGAGGGACGCTTCTTCAGAACCTCTCGATTCAAATTACCAACGTGCTGGCCATTGCGGCAAACTTCCTCTTTATGATTTTTACGATCTTCTTCTTTTTCAAAGACGGCCCCGGATTTCTCTCAAAGGCGCGCGACTTTATGCCCTTCAGCGAAAAGCATAAGGACAGGCTGGCAACACAGGTCAAGGACATGATCGTCTCAACCGTATATGGGGGCGCAACGGTTGCGCTCATTCAGGGCATCCTTGGCGGTCTTGCCTATTATATTATCGGCATGGAATCTCCTGTCATGTGGGGTGTTGCCATGGCTGTCATGTCCTTTGTCCCGCTCCTCGGCACATTTTCAGTCTGGGGCCCGGGAGCGATCTTTCTCCTTCTGAGCGGAAGCTACGCCAAGGGTATAGGACTTTTCCTCTTCGGCATCTTTGTCATCAGCATGGTCGATAACATTCTGAGGCCCCTGATCATCGGATCCCGCACCAAAATGCCTACCGTACTTATTTTGTTCAGTGTCCTTGGCGGCATTAAACTTTTTGGCATGATCGGTTTTGTGATGGGGCCGCTCATCATGGCGGCCTTTATCTCCGTCTTTGAAATATTCCGCCATATAGAGGACGACAAGGAAGAGGATGTCGGGACTGGCCAACAGAGCTGA